A single window of Doryrhamphus excisus isolate RoL2022-K1 chromosome 5, RoL_Dexc_1.0, whole genome shotgun sequence DNA harbors:
- the LOC131129561 gene encoding mucin-2-like: MAAKICICFGALLVFHLGATEHGAEHPAHIVPQPDLDLDQQTSAPNTIFETSSTSSSGGSLNITTHLETSTVTQQPNKDNDTNMEVTSVVSNQEKGGNLTDDMTTNTSVPVILTSIAPNTSTSIPAHTVLTDAPTSALPPPSDRLPVSTPPPSQTTPNSQTDSPSSAAMTTTHSTNTITTQSTASTSSYRETPTSLLSVQTSSEPHPEVSTKCHLQTTTVEPPQLTSTQTRLHSGTPSPLNVKGDAVMVPDAPTLDPLLAGLVSAFIITAAIITLLLFLKLRRRDNRPEFRRLQDLPMDDMMEETPLSMYSY; this comes from the exons GTGCCGAGCACCCCGCACATATAGTACCACAACCAGACCTAGACCTGGACCAGCAGACCAGCGCTCCGAATACCATATTTGAAACAAGCTCCACTTCTTCTAGTGGCGGAAGCTTGAACATCACCACACATTTGGAAACCTCCACTGTGACGCAACAACCCAACAAAGACAACG ACACCAACATGGAGGTAACATCAGTGGTGTCCAACCAAGAAAAGGGGGGTAACCTGACTGATGATATGACCACAAACACTTCGGTTCCTGTCATCCTGACCTCAATTGCCCCCAACACATCCACAAGCATCCCTGCACACACGGTCCTCACCGATGCACCAACATCAGCACTCCCACCGCCATCAGACCGACTTCCCGTCTCCACCCCACCGCCAAGCCAGACAACGCCAAACTCTCAAACAGATTCTCCCTCATCCGCCGCCATGACGACAACGCACAGTACAAACACCATCACCACCCAGTCAACAGCCAGCACCAGCTCCTATCGAGAGACCCCCACATCTCTCCTGTCGGTGCAAACCAGCTCGGAGCCGCATCCTGAGGTCTCTACCAAATGTCACCTACAGACCACCACTGTGGAGCCGCCTCAGCTCACCTCCACACAGACCAGGCTGCATTCCGGAACACCGTCACCGCTCAATGTAAAGGGCGACG CCGTCATGGTCCCTGACGCCCCTACACTGGATCCCCTCTTGGCCGGCCTGGTGTCAGCCTTCATCATCACTGCTGCCATCATCACCCTGCTCCTGTTCCTCAAGCTGCGGCGAAGAGACAACAGACCAGAGTTCCGCAGGCTACAGGACTTACCCATG GACGACATGATGGAGGAAACACCTTTGTCCATGTACAGCTACTGA